One Methylocapsa sp. D3K7 DNA window includes the following coding sequences:
- a CDS encoding EAL domain-containing protein, whose product MALAAGLSPACAVESVRVPLESQAIDLTKAFETYHSESDRLLVSTAPGSDGIVRRIEVRAKDEGTRPDWIVFALTNDTSEQIERLLVAPHFRLVGSGVIWPDLGASRISAITASQGFPIERDESADADVFRLTLDPGTTVTYVAELRTPNLPQLSLWEPDAYKDKMTSLALYKGIVIGVAGLLALFLTIVFVVKGAVIFPAAAALAWTVLAYVCIDFGFWSRIFGTGSQSDRVWRACIETTLSATLLVFLFAYLKLNRWHVRASNVAVAWLIFLAALAGLAIYDAPVAAGVARISLATIAGAGFILVIYLATHGYDRAIMLIPAWFLLLMWVIGAAFTVTGTLTNDLVSPALIGGLVLIVMLIGFTIMQNAFAGSALGGAGVSDSERKALALTGSGDIIFDWDVTADQVHVSPELEAQLGLPRGALEGPASSWLHVVHASERDRFRACLDTILEQRRGRINQEFRLRGAGADHYWFRMKARPVAGPDGDVVRLVGTLSDITESKIAEERLLHDAVHDNLTGLPNRELFFDRVGAALTLAQTDNNLRPAILSIDIDRFKQINEESGLSSADSILLTVARRLSRVLKPQDTLARLSADQFAVLIVSEIETSEISALANLVRRVVSTPVMFSDKEIPLTASIGLALYDPQLHATREDMLKDAEIAMRHGKRMGGDRIEVFRPTMRSLRSDRFGLEADLGKALDRGEIKVLFQPIVRLEDRTVAGFEALLRWDHPRHGRLSPAEFVPLAEDTGIIIDIGLFVLERTAHELAAWQRALDVDPPIFASVNISSRQLLRHDLLHDVKGVLSRSNVIPGTLKLELTESLVMENPEYAAQMLTRIRELGAGLSLDDFGTGYSSLSYLQRFPFDTIKIDQSFVHQNGNGARPVILRSIVSLAHDLGMEVVAEGAETESDAIELYQLGCEYAQGYAFGHPISAIEARKLVGAATAAA is encoded by the coding sequence ATGGCGCTCGCGGCAGGGCTGTCTCCTGCTTGCGCGGTCGAATCGGTGCGTGTGCCGCTCGAGTCGCAAGCCATCGATCTGACCAAGGCTTTCGAAACCTATCACTCCGAGAGCGACCGCCTGCTCGTCTCGACGGCACCCGGCTCCGACGGCATCGTCCGCCGTATCGAGGTGCGGGCCAAGGACGAAGGGACGCGCCCGGACTGGATCGTCTTCGCGCTGACCAACGATACCAGCGAACAGATCGAGAGACTCCTGGTCGCACCGCATTTCCGGCTAGTCGGCTCTGGGGTGATCTGGCCTGACCTTGGCGCGTCGCGGATTTCGGCGATTACCGCGAGTCAGGGGTTTCCGATTGAACGCGACGAAAGCGCCGACGCCGACGTTTTCCGCCTCACGCTCGATCCCGGGACAACGGTGACCTATGTCGCCGAATTGCGCACCCCGAACCTCCCCCAGTTGTCTCTTTGGGAACCGGACGCCTACAAAGACAAAATGACCAGCCTTGCCCTTTACAAGGGCATTGTGATCGGCGTTGCCGGACTCCTCGCACTTTTTCTGACCATTGTCTTCGTCGTCAAGGGTGCCGTGATTTTTCCCGCCGCCGCCGCGCTCGCCTGGACGGTGTTGGCGTATGTCTGCATCGATTTTGGATTTTGGAGCCGGATTTTCGGCACCGGAAGCCAATCCGACCGCGTCTGGCGCGCCTGCATCGAAACGACGCTGTCGGCAACTCTGCTGGTTTTTCTGTTTGCCTATTTGAAGCTCAATCGCTGGCACGTAAGGGCTTCCAATGTGGCAGTGGCCTGGCTGATCTTTCTCGCCGCCCTCGCTGGGTTGGCCATATATGACGCGCCGGTTGCGGCAGGCGTTGCGCGGATTTCGCTGGCGACCATCGCTGGCGCTGGGTTTATCCTGGTGATCTATCTCGCGACGCATGGCTACGACCGCGCCATCATGCTTATTCCGGCTTGGTTTCTGCTGCTGATGTGGGTCATCGGCGCGGCCTTTACGGTCACCGGAACATTGACCAATGATCTTGTCTCGCCCGCCTTGATCGGTGGTCTCGTCCTGATTGTCATGCTGATTGGTTTCACCATCATGCAGAATGCTTTCGCCGGCAGCGCGCTTGGCGGTGCCGGCGTTTCCGACTCCGAGCGCAAGGCCCTCGCCCTGACTGGAAGCGGCGATATCATTTTCGATTGGGACGTCACGGCCGACCAGGTCCATGTCAGTCCGGAGCTGGAAGCGCAATTGGGCCTCCCCCGCGGCGCCCTCGAAGGCCCCGCCTCGTCTTGGCTGCACGTCGTTCATGCGAGCGAGCGGGACCGTTTCCGCGCCTGCCTCGACACGATCCTTGAGCAGAGGCGCGGCAGGATCAACCAGGAATTCCGTCTGCGTGGCGCCGGCGCCGACCATTACTGGTTCCGCATGAAGGCCCGTCCGGTCGCCGGACCTGACGGCGATGTGGTCCGCCTCGTCGGCACGCTGAGTGACATTACCGAGTCGAAGATTGCCGAGGAGCGGCTTCTGCATGACGCGGTGCATGACAATCTCACCGGCTTACCGAACCGGGAACTTTTTTTCGATCGCGTCGGCGCCGCCCTGACACTTGCTCAAACCGACAACAATTTGCGCCCCGCCATCCTCAGCATCGACATCGATCGCTTCAAGCAAATCAACGAGGAGTCGGGACTTTCGTCCGCCGATTCGATTCTTCTGACCGTCGCGAGGCGGCTGTCGCGTGTCCTGAAACCGCAGGATACGCTGGCGAGGCTCTCCGCCGATCAATTCGCCGTGCTGATCGTTTCCGAAATCGAGACCAGCGAGATCAGTGCCCTCGCCAATCTTGTGCGGCGCGTCGTTTCCACTCCAGTGATGTTCAGCGACAAGGAAATCCCGCTCACCGCGTCGATCGGCCTCGCGCTCTACGACCCCCAGTTGCACGCGACGCGGGAAGACATGCTGAAGGATGCCGAAATCGCCATGCGGCATGGCAAGCGCATGGGCGGTGATCGTATCGAAGTGTTCCGGCCGACGATGCGCTCCTTGCGCTCGGATCGCTTCGGCCTCGAGGCGGACCTTGGCAAAGCGCTGGACCGCGGCGAGATCAAAGTGCTCTTTCAGCCGATCGTCCGGCTCGAGGACCGCACCGTCGCGGGCTTCGAAGCCTTGCTGCGATGGGATCATCCGCGCCACGGGCGGCTCAGCCCCGCCGAGTTTGTTCCGCTTGCCGAGGACACCGGGATCATCATCGACATCGGCCTTTTCGTGCTGGAACGAACCGCGCATGAACTTGCCGCCTGGCAACGCGCGCTCGACGTCGATCCGCCGATTTTCGCCAGCGTCAATATCTCCTCTCGCCAATTGCTTCGCCACGATCTCCTGCACGACGTCAAGGGCGTGCTGAGCCGCTCCAATGTGATCCCCGGCACATTGAAGCTCGAATTGACGGAAAGCCTCGTCATGGAGAATCCCGAATACGCCGCGCAAATGCTGACCCGTATCCGCGAGCTTGGGGCCGGTCTCTCGCTCGACGATTTCGGGACCGGCTATTCATCCCTTTCTTATTTGCAACGGTTTCCATTCGACACGATCAAGATCGACCAATCCTTCGTGCATCAGAATGGCAATGGCGCCCGCCCCGTGATCCTGCGCTCGATCGTATCGCTCGCCCATGATCTCGGCATGGAGGTCGTCGCGGAAGGCGCGGAAACCGAATCCGACGCCATCGAGCTTTATCAACTCGGCTGTGAGTATGCGCAAGGCTATGCCTTCGGCCATCCGATCAGCGCCATCGAAGCGCGCAAGCTTGTCGGGGCCGCGACCGCCGCCGCTTAG
- a CDS encoding phasin has protein sequence MTKIPDEFRDLTAKSVEEARKAFDTFIQAAHKATAQVEGTANALQSSAKEASVKALSFTEANVKAAFDHAQKLIQSKDPQEMLAHQTEFVKKQLAAIEAHAKELGAAVLKKVTPDK, from the coding sequence ATGACAAAAATCCCCGACGAATTTCGTGACTTAACAGCCAAAAGTGTCGAGGAGGCCCGTAAGGCCTTTGATACATTCATCCAGGCCGCTCACAAAGCGACCGCACAGGTGGAAGGCACTGCGAACGCCCTGCAATCCAGCGCCAAGGAGGCCAGTGTAAAAGCGCTCAGCTTCACCGAAGCGAATGTGAAAGCGGCGTTCGACCACGCCCAGAAGCTTATTCAGTCGAAGGATCCTCAGGAGATGCTTGCGCATCAGACCGAATTTGTGAAGAAACAGCTCGCCGCCATCGAGGCCCATGCGAAGGAACTGGGGGCTGCGGTCCTGAAGAAAGTAACGCCAGACAAGTAA
- a CDS encoding SHOCT domain-containing protein translates to MRELSAEGRKIADDLASRHGVGSDAVAALLYALELGNGTQAQFNHPDLGGMGQWSQGGMIMVGDMFNQGLKYRVDALCNEISTLLRSQPPFSLQNASSSQTQSQGGAYPGVSLFIQGSGLSSNNWWPAELGSPASTGAQNNLNYACFPVSRRLAIRQDGKVSVYDTGEHRITGFSQQQSGDQSLTFTSQLGLVRVADLPAVVANSPDVPQPPPAPASAPPRPQPSSVPATPPPPALIVAASPVPASAATDDILTTIERLSDLRQKNILTEAEFATKKAELLSRL, encoded by the coding sequence ATGCGGGAACTCAGCGCCGAAGGCCGCAAGATAGCCGATGACTTGGCCAGCCGCCATGGGGTCGGCAGCGATGCCGTGGCGGCTTTGCTCTATGCGCTTGAACTCGGCAATGGCACGCAGGCCCAGTTCAACCACCCCGATCTTGGCGGCATGGGTCAATGGTCGCAGGGCGGCATGATCATGGTCGGCGACATGTTCAATCAGGGCCTCAAGTACCGCGTTGATGCGCTCTGCAATGAGATTTCCACGCTCTTACGCAGTCAACCGCCATTTTCCTTGCAAAATGCAAGTTCCTCTCAAACGCAAAGCCAAGGTGGAGCTTATCCGGGCGTCAGCCTCTTCATTCAGGGATCTGGCCTTTCCTCGAACAATTGGTGGCCCGCCGAGCTTGGCAGCCCAGCCTCGACCGGCGCCCAGAACAATCTGAATTATGCCTGTTTCCCGGTCTCGCGCCGCCTGGCGATCCGGCAGGATGGCAAGGTGAGCGTTTATGATACCGGTGAACATCGGATCACCGGCTTCTCCCAGCAGCAAAGCGGCGACCAGTCGCTGACCTTCACCAGCCAGCTCGGGCTTGTCCGCGTCGCCGATTTACCCGCAGTCGTTGCTAATAGCCCCGATGTGCCCCAACCACCGCCAGCGCCTGCCAGCGCCCCCCCGCGGCCGCAGCCCTCATCGGTGCCGGCGACGCCTCCCCCACCAGCCCTAATCGTGGCTGCCTCACCAGTCCCAGCATCGGCCGCGACAGACGACATCTTAACGACAATCGAACGGCTTTCAGACCTGCGCCAGAAGAATATCCTCACCGAAGCGGAATTTGCGACGAAAAAGGCGGAGCTTTTGAGCCGTCTGTGA
- a CDS encoding cupin domain-containing protein, with the protein MKAAKLEQPDETMFSHVKEGDTKFVSDGLRDFFIYRDLGIAKATGGKVIAQLVRANKPPEAGTGWHRHIADFHIVIMLKGWARFMYEDKLTLVEAGDCVHQRPGIVHYLFDYSKDMEYLEVAGPADFGTVEMRGPCEVPAVTPWT; encoded by the coding sequence ATGAAAGCTGCAAAATTGGAACAGCCAGACGAAACAATGTTTTCCCATGTCAAGGAAGGCGATACGAAATTCGTCTCCGACGGTCTCCGCGATTTCTTCATTTACCGGGATCTCGGCATCGCCAAAGCCACGGGCGGCAAAGTCATCGCCCAGCTGGTCAGGGCGAACAAGCCGCCGGAGGCCGGCACCGGCTGGCATAGGCACATCGCCGACTTTCACATCGTCATCATGCTCAAGGGCTGGGCTCGTTTCATGTATGAAGACAAGCTAACCTTGGTCGAGGCGGGCGATTGCGTTCACCAACGCCCGGGAATTGTTCATTATCTGTTCGACTATTCGAAGGATATGGAATATTTGGAGGTCGCCGGGCCCGCCGACTTTGGCACGGTCGAAATGCGCGGCCCATGCGAAGTTCCTGCCGTGACACCCTGGACCTGA
- a CDS encoding antibiotic biosynthesis monooxygenase yields MFIAMNRFKVRKGEEEAFEQLWRSRDSRLHEMTGFSAFHLLRGEAADEHTPFISHSVWNSREDFIAWTKSGQFRDAHKNAGTGPSLTIGHPVFEGFEAVPMTDTSK; encoded by the coding sequence ATGTTCATTGCAATGAATCGATTCAAGGTCCGCAAAGGAGAAGAAGAGGCGTTTGAGCAGCTTTGGCGTTCGCGCGACAGCAGGCTTCACGAAATGACCGGCTTTTCCGCCTTTCATCTGCTGCGTGGCGAGGCTGCCGATGAGCATACGCCTTTCATTTCACACTCCGTCTGGAACAGCCGGGAAGATTTTATCGCGTGGACGAAATCCGGTCAGTTCCGGGATGCTCATAAAAATGCCGGAACCGGACCTTCGTTGACCATCGGGCATCCCGTCTTCGAAGGGTTCGAGGCCGTTCCGATGACGGATACCTCCAAATAG
- a CDS encoding complex I NDUFA9 subunit family protein — protein MSDDFLGANRLVTVFGGSGFIGRHVVRALARRGWRVRVAVRRPDLAFHLQPLGKVGQIHAVQANLRYPDSVTHALRDAAAAVNLVGILQQTGAQHFDAIQHLGAQTVAQAVKDAGLDLFVHMSAIGADPAGASLYARTKAFGEAAVRQILPSVVITRPSVVFGPEDQFFNRFAAMARLMPALPLIGGGNTKLQPVFAGDVATAVALALEGKAKPGTVYELGGPEVATLRRINEFVLKVTQRQRRLVPVSFERAKLLAVVTEALTKLSLGLYPEMFRITKDQVELLHIDNVVSPQAIAEGRTLAGLGIQPEPFETFVPTYLYRYRKTGQFASSRAV, from the coding sequence ATGAGCGATGACTTTTTGGGGGCGAACCGCCTCGTGACGGTATTTGGCGGTTCGGGCTTCATTGGCCGGCATGTGGTTCGCGCCCTGGCGCGGCGGGGCTGGCGGGTGCGGGTCGCGGTGCGCCGCCCCGATCTCGCGTTTCATTTGCAGCCGCTCGGCAAAGTTGGCCAAATTCACGCCGTCCAGGCCAATTTGCGGTATCCTGACTCCGTCACCCATGCGCTGCGGGATGCCGCCGCCGCCGTCAATCTCGTCGGCATTTTGCAGCAAACTGGCGCTCAGCATTTCGATGCGATTCAGCACCTCGGCGCGCAAACAGTCGCCCAAGCGGTGAAGGACGCGGGCTTGGATCTTTTCGTCCATATGTCGGCCATCGGCGCCGATCCGGCGGGGGCTTCGCTCTATGCGCGAACCAAGGCGTTCGGTGAGGCTGCGGTGCGGCAAATTCTACCCAGTGTGGTCATCACCCGGCCCTCGGTCGTGTTTGGCCCGGAGGATCAATTCTTCAACCGTTTCGCCGCCATGGCCCGCTTGATGCCGGCGCTTCCCTTGATCGGCGGCGGAAACACCAAATTGCAGCCTGTCTTCGCCGGGGATGTTGCAACAGCCGTTGCGCTGGCGCTCGAGGGCAAGGCGAAGCCGGGGACCGTCTATGAGTTGGGCGGCCCGGAAGTCGCGACGCTGCGGCGTATCAATGAATTCGTCCTAAAAGTCACGCAGCGTCAGCGCCGGCTTGTTCCAGTGTCATTTGAACGCGCGAAACTCCTCGCGGTGGTCACCGAAGCCCTGACGAAACTGTCGCTTGGCCTCTATCCTGAAATGTTCCGCATAACCAAGGATCAGGTCGAACTGTTGCACATCGACAATGTCGTCTCGCCGCAAGCGATCGCGGAAGGGCGCACTTTGGCGGGACTTGGCATTCAGCCCGAACCCTTCGAGACCTTCGTCCCAACCTACCTCTACCGCTACCGGAAAACCGGGCAATTCGCCAGCAGCCGTGCCGTTTAA
- a CDS encoding EI24 domain-containing protein has product MIEDALAAARQILTPPFRAVLWKTLALTLALLALVWAVLHKLLVAGALPVSWAHSWTATALSLISGAGLFAGLAFLVTPVSFIVAGYFFDELAEAVELTLAPGKATGRAMAIHEALWLSVKFAAVALAVNAAALLLLLVPGINAAAFFGANAYLSGRGYFELAAARHVPFSEVRRLRKANELRLFGAGLVVAALLAVPLLNLLTPLFATAFFVRITDKILQRDGNGRQVA; this is encoded by the coding sequence ATGATCGAGGACGCGCTCGCTGCGGCGAGACAGATTCTGACGCCGCCATTCCGGGCCGTCCTTTGGAAGACGCTGGCGTTGACCCTGGCTTTGCTGGCTCTCGTATGGGCTGTGCTTCACAAATTGCTCGTCGCGGGGGCGCTTCCCGTGTCCTGGGCGCATTCCTGGACGGCGACCGCTCTGTCGCTGATCAGCGGCGCCGGGCTTTTCGCCGGTCTCGCGTTTCTGGTGACGCCGGTCTCGTTCATCGTCGCAGGCTATTTCTTCGACGAACTGGCGGAGGCTGTCGAACTCACCCTCGCGCCAGGCAAAGCGACTGGGCGTGCGATGGCGATCCATGAGGCGCTCTGGCTGTCGGTGAAATTTGCCGCGGTGGCGCTCGCCGTCAATGCCGCCGCGCTGCTGCTTTTGCTGGTTCCCGGCATCAACGCCGCGGCGTTTTTTGGCGCCAATGCTTATTTGTCGGGACGCGGCTATTTCGAGCTCGCGGCGGCGCGGCATGTGCCCTTCTCCGAGGTCCGGCGGCTGCGCAAAGCCAATGAGCTTCGGCTGTTCGGCGCCGGCCTCGTTGTCGCGGCACTGCTTGCCGTTCCGCTGCTCAACTTACTCACGCCGCTTTTCGCCACGGCCTTCTTCGTGCGAATCACGGACAAGATCCTGCAGCGGGACGGAAACGGGCGGCAGGTAGCATAG
- a CDS encoding metallopeptidase family protein: MAQTAFMALPVEFRRLCEGVVIRVEEFPDDATLDELNCESEFGLLGLFRGRGRAQSEATPMTGQFPNMVWLYRRPILDYWAEHEETLGAIVSHVLVHEIGHHFGLSDDDMHVIEQAAG; the protein is encoded by the coding sequence ATGGCACAGACGGCCTTCATGGCGCTGCCAGTGGAATTCCGCCGCCTCTGCGAGGGTGTCGTAATCCGGGTCGAGGAATTTCCGGACGATGCGACTCTTGATGAACTGAATTGCGAGAGCGAGTTTGGACTTTTGGGGCTGTTTCGGGGCCGCGGCCGGGCCCAGTCCGAGGCCACCCCGATGACCGGGCAATTTCCCAACATGGTCTGGCTCTACCGGCGCCCGATCCTTGACTACTGGGCGGAACACGAGGAAACCCTCGGCGCCATCGTCAGCCATGTTCTGGTGCATGAAATCGGCCATCATTTTGGGCTTTCCGACGATGATATGCATGTGATTGAGCAGGCTGCGGGGTAG
- a CDS encoding Smr/MutS family protein: MNENLPPSGKSRLRRLSAEEIELWLNVTKGVARRPGSRLPQPPNAAEPRPRNLDKKPEIAAGKPIATVTGRASPPLPPSPPTLAPLERRLRQKLARGRAAPEAAIDLHGMRRQEAFLALRQFLTHAQIEGARLVLVVTGKGERGALGEGAPGILRQSVPHWLREPAYHAIVVGFEEAQRPHGGAGAFYVRLRRRDRPSRGNAP; this comes from the coding sequence GTGAATGAAAACCTCCCGCCATCCGGCAAGTCCCGGCTCCGGCGGCTGAGCGCGGAAGAGATCGAGCTTTGGCTCAACGTCACCAAGGGCGTCGCGCGACGGCCGGGAAGCCGCTTGCCGCAACCACCGAACGCGGCGGAGCCTCGTCCCCGCAACCTGGACAAAAAGCCGGAAATCGCCGCGGGAAAACCCATTGCGACGGTGACTGGACGAGCGTCCCCGCCACTGCCTCCGTCCCCTCCCACTTTGGCTCCGCTCGAACGGCGACTGCGGCAGAAGCTGGCGCGCGGCCGCGCCGCGCCGGAAGCCGCGATCGACCTGCACGGCATGCGCCGTCAAGAAGCGTTTCTCGCCTTGCGTCAGTTTTTGACGCACGCACAGATCGAGGGCGCCCGGCTCGTGCTGGTGGTCACCGGCAAAGGCGAGCGCGGCGCGCTGGGGGAAGGTGCGCCCGGTATTTTGCGGCAAAGTGTCCCGCATTGGCTGCGCGAGCCGGCCTATCATGCGATCGTCGTCGGCTTCGAGGAAGCCCAGCGCCCGCATGGTGGCGCCGGCGCGTTCTACGTCCGGCTTCGCCGCCGCGACCGCCCATCACGCGGGAACGCGCCGTGA
- a CDS encoding MltA domain-containing protein, translating to MPRSFDDLPGFSAEDHLAAFKVFVRSCEAIAAKAAPLRKGTIASAAFEAIAHAALREDVTDAAQARRFFETHFRPFDISVKGQVPGSNGFLTGYYEPLVEGSLTRSRDFAAPILARPDNLESLKLYPSRAEIEAGSIGSHTRPVVWLRDFVEVFLIQVQGSARIRLMDGRVKRLVYAGRNGLPYTSIGRSLIDSGEITEADMSLAALKQWIRAHGQNPGEAGLTLMHRNQSYVFFDLDADTDPQLGPTGGQAIGLTALRSIAIDRTIWPYGLPFWIDADLPWHSAAISAFRRLMIAQDTGSAIVGPARVDIFFGSGDDAGARAGDIRHAGGVTVLLPAVEGRTGE from the coding sequence ATGCCGCGGTCTTTTGACGATCTGCCTGGTTTCAGTGCGGAGGATCATCTCGCGGCGTTCAAGGTTTTCGTGCGATCTTGTGAGGCCATCGCAGCGAAAGCCGCGCCGCTGCGAAAAGGGACAATCGCCTCCGCCGCGTTCGAAGCCATCGCCCATGCGGCGCTCCGGGAAGACGTCACCGATGCCGCGCAAGCGCGGCGGTTCTTTGAGACCCATTTCCGGCCCTTTGACATCTCGGTGAAGGGCCAGGTGCCCGGCAGCAACGGCTTCCTCACCGGCTATTACGAACCTCTCGTCGAGGGATCGTTGACCCGCAGCCGGGATTTTGCGGCGCCCATCCTCGCGCGCCCCGATAATCTCGAGTCTCTCAAGCTCTACCCTAGCCGTGCCGAGATCGAAGCCGGCTCAATTGGCAGCCACACGCGCCCGGTCGTGTGGCTGCGCGACTTCGTGGAAGTATTTCTGATTCAAGTGCAAGGCTCGGCGCGCATCCGTCTTATGGACGGCAGGGTTAAGCGGCTCGTTTATGCCGGGCGCAATGGCCTGCCCTATACCTCGATTGGCCGGAGTCTTATCGACAGCGGCGAAATCACGGAGGCGGATATGTCACTCGCCGCGCTCAAGCAGTGGATCCGCGCGCACGGCCAAAATCCAGGCGAGGCGGGCTTGACGCTGATGCATCGCAATCAATCTTATGTTTTCTTCGACCTCGACGCAGACACCGATCCGCAGCTTGGCCCCACTGGCGGGCAAGCGATCGGCCTCACCGCCTTGCGGTCGATCGCCATCGACCGCACGATCTGGCCCTATGGGTTACCGTTCTGGATCGACGCCGATCTTCCGTGGCACAGTGCCGCCATTTCTGCGTTCCGGCGCCTGATGATCGCGCAGGACACCGGCTCCGCAATCGTGGGGCCAGCCCGCGTGGATATTTTCTTTGGCTCGGGGGATGACGCCGGAGCACGGGCGGGCGATATTCGGCATGCGGGCGGCGTGACTGTTTTGCTGCCCGCCGTGGAGGGCCGGACCGGTGAATGA
- a CDS encoding Tim44/TimA family putative adaptor protein, protein MQDSFDMTTIIFALLAAFVVWKLRSVLGTRSGTEKPPFNPFARRAPGSLGPRPGDPARDPVDRVIPLPGAAEPTPVPAPDKSNRWKPYAEPDSPAWAGLDAITAADPSFAIKPFADGAKAAYEMIVTAFAAGNREVLRNLLAPDVFESFASALDEREKRGEKVTTTFVSIDKVAVEQAALQGNTAEIKIHFTSQMITATRDQAEKVVDGSPDRVVQVDDIWTFVRDTKSRDPNWKLAATESAA, encoded by the coding sequence ATGCAGGATTCATTTGATATGACGACGATCATTTTCGCGCTCCTTGCCGCTTTCGTGGTGTGGAAGCTGCGCTCGGTCCTCGGCACCCGCAGCGGTACCGAAAAGCCGCCGTTCAATCCGTTCGCGCGGCGGGCGCCGGGCAGCCTCGGACCGCGCCCCGGTGATCCCGCCCGCGATCCGGTTGATCGCGTGATCCCGCTGCCAGGAGCCGCCGAACCCACTCCGGTGCCCGCACCCGACAAGAGCAACCGGTGGAAACCCTATGCCGAGCCAGACTCGCCTGCCTGGGCGGGGCTCGATGCCATTACGGCGGCCGATCCATCTTTTGCGATCAAGCCTTTCGCCGATGGCGCCAAAGCCGCCTATGAAATGATCGTCACCGCATTCGCCGCCGGAAACCGGGAGGTGTTGCGCAATCTGCTCGCACCGGACGTGTTCGAGAGTTTCGCATCCGCCCTCGACGAGCGCGAAAAACGCGGGGAAAAGGTCACCACAACTTTTGTGTCGATCGACAAAGTGGCCGTCGAACAGGCAGCCCTGCAGGGCAATACCGCCGAGATCAAGATCCATTTCACGAGCCAAATGATCACCGCAACGCGCGATCAAGCAGAAAAAGTCGTTGATGGAAGTCCCGACCGGGTCGTCCAAGTGGACGATATATGGACGTTCGTTCGTGACACGAAGTCGCGCGATCCCAATTGGAAACTCGCCGCGACCGAATCGGCGGCTTGA
- a CDS encoding FxsA family protein, protein MRQPLVRLPVLFLLYLSLWLAAELAAFALVVHWIGFLGAIVACILTSVAGLATLRRVGLSAALRLRKVMAAKGKDNSVLSREAVLDGTLAGAGAVLLILPGFVSDLLGLALAAPSFRFWAVDRLKLTKHTGRPTPAGPALIELAPREWSRHEGPSPER, encoded by the coding sequence ATGCGCCAGCCCCTCGTCCGTCTGCCCGTCCTCTTCCTGCTGTATTTGTCGCTGTGGCTCGCCGCCGAACTCGCGGCCTTCGCCCTCGTCGTTCATTGGATCGGCTTTTTGGGTGCCATCGTCGCTTGCATTCTCACGAGCGTTGCCGGGCTTGCCACCTTGCGGCGCGTCGGCCTTTCCGCCGCACTGCGGTTGCGCAAGGTCATGGCGGCAAAAGGCAAAGACAACAGCGTCTTGTCGCGGGAGGCTGTCCTCGATGGCACTTTGGCTGGAGCCGGGGCGGTGTTGTTGATTTTGCCAGGTTTCGTTTCGGATCTGCTTGGTTTGGCGCTGGCTGCGCCCTCGTTCCGCTTTTGGGCCGTCGACCGGCTGAAACTTACCAAACACACGGGGCGGCCGACCCCGGCAGGCCCGGCACTCATTGAACTCGCGCCGCGGGAGTGGTCGCGGCATGAGGGCCCAAGCCCGGAACGGTAA
- a CDS encoding TetR/AcrR family transcriptional regulator, giving the protein MDEPQTAGADPQSAANAVAAPPKDPRNAIIDALMELAGERSWDDITISDVAARANVTLAAFRDYYPSKGAILAGFSRRIDHVVLEAANAGDLAGEPPKERLFDVLMRRLDALAPYKLGLEAVFDWGRRDPLAATALNRVVINSMRFMLEAAGIESEGPVGALKLQGLAVAWARVLQVWFRDDDPGLASTMATLDRELTRGSGFVARAEDLNRLVSPLFSLGRSLFERRRPRSTARASHYEDEKEDRSVS; this is encoded by the coding sequence ATGGACGAGCCGCAGACAGCCGGAGCGGACCCTCAATCGGCGGCCAACGCCGTTGCAGCACCGCCCAAGGATCCGAGAAACGCAATCATCGACGCGCTCATGGAACTCGCCGGGGAGCGCAGCTGGGACGACATCACGATCTCGGACGTCGCCGCCCGGGCGAATGTCACACTCGCAGCCTTTCGGGATTATTATCCATCAAAGGGGGCTATCCTCGCCGGTTTTTCCCGCCGGATCGATCACGTCGTTCTTGAAGCGGCGAATGCCGGGGATCTCGCTGGCGAACCCCCCAAGGAGCGTTTGTTTGATGTTTTGATGCGACGCCTCGACGCTTTGGCGCCTTATAAGCTCGGTCTCGAAGCCGTTTTCGACTGGGGCCGCCGTGATCCGCTCGCCGCAACCGCCCTCAACCGTGTCGTCATCAATTCGATGCGCTTCATGCTGGAGGCCGCCGGCATCGAGTCCGAAGGACCCGTCGGCGCACTCAAACTGCAAGGGCTCGCCGTTGCTTGGGCCAGGGTTTTGCAGGTTTGGTTTCGCGACGATGATCCCGGCCTCGCGTCGACCATGGCAACGCTCGACCGCGAACTCACTCGCGGGAGCGGATTTGTCGCACGCGCGGAGGATCTCAACCGACTCGTCTCGCCTTTGTTTTCGCTGGGCCGCTCTTTGTTCGAGCGCAGAAGGCCGCGCAGCACAGCGCGCGCGAGCCATTACGAGGACGAAAAGGAAGACCGGTCCGTCTCGTGA